The genomic region ACGGACACAACATCGATCCTTAAACAGCACAGAAGATCTTAAAATCCCTTAAGGAGTGGTTATTTGAATCGTTCAACCTCCCGGATGCTAGCGAGGGTAAAAGCTGTCTATCTTTACATAAAGGAGAATGGGACAGTTACAACAACAGATATAGCAGAGGAGTTTGGCATAACCGATCGAACCGTTCAAAGAGACCTTCATGTATTATCCTATAATGGCCTTGTCAGAAGCCCGAGTAGAGGAAAATGGACCACAACAAAAAAGAAAGTAAAAATTTCATAGAAAATCAGAAAAGCACAGGCGACCTATCAGGTAGAACCCACATGGTGGAGAGATGACCACTATGTGGGTTTTCCAGTCTATATAATGAAAGATATTTAAATAGAATCATCCTGTCTTCCAAGCAGGCTCAGCTCTTCATCAGCTAGCTCCCGATATTCACCCGGCTCAAGGTCAGCATCCAGGTGCAGCTGTCCCATTTGCAGCCTTTTTAACTCCATTACTTTTTTTCCTGTTGCAAGAAACATCCGTTTGACCTGATGAAATTTTCCTTCCATAATGGTTAATTCGATTTCCGAAACCTCGCCAGCTGACAGGATGTTTAATACCGCCGGCTGTGTGATATAACCATCATCAAGCTTTACTCCTTTTGCAAAGGCCTGTACATCCGTAGCCGATACCTTCCCGTTAACTTTTGCCCAATATTTCTTACCGACTTTTTTCTTTGGAGAAAGAAGCTCGTGGGACAGCTTGCCGTCATTGGTGATCAATAATAATCCCTCCGTATCCTTATCTAATCGGCCCACTGGAAATGGATCAAAAATCTGATCTTCCATCTCCAGCAGATCAACTACCGTTGTTTCAACATAATCCTCAGTAGCAGATATTACTCCCTTGGGTTTATTCATCATTAAATAAATGTTTTCTTTATATTGCACCAATTCTCCATTAATCAAAATCTCCTGCTGATCAGGGTTGACCTGTGTTTTTCCGTCTTTGACTGTGGTCCCATCAACCTGTACGACTCCCTTTTTCATCAGCTTTTTAACGTCTGTTCGACTGCCATATCCCATATTTGCTAAAACCTTGTCTAATCGCATCGTTTTTTACCTCCAAAGGCCATTTTCTTATATAAATATGCGTTTTAACTTATTTGCCCGACTGCCCAGCACTCTTTCTAAAAGAGTTGATTTGAAGCATAACCATAAGTATAAATATCCACCAATACCTGCACTTATAAATGTAATCATAATGGATGAGAAGCGATTATCTTCCATAAAAATGAAGGAAGAAAGCAGCCACTTAACAAGCAGTACCACCAATGCCATAACGGCTGTGAAGATTAAAATTAATAATGTACGCTTATACAGAGCCCTAAATGGCATTTCTGTTGTCCGTTTAATTTTCCATACATTCAGGAAAGACGCGGTAAACACGGCTAGGCCGGTGGCAAAAATCGCACCTTTAGCTTCAAAAAGGAAAATAAATGGCATATTTAACACAAGCTTAATGACAACCCCAACGCTTAATGATATCAGTGCAAAATTTTGTCTGTTAATTCCCTGTAGTATGGAAGCACTGACAGTAAATAGGCCAAAAAACAATGAAACAG from Virgibacillus sp. MSP4-1 harbors:
- a CDS encoding DeoR family transcriptional regulator, with protein sequence MNRSTSRMLARVKAVYLYIKENGTVTTTDIAEEFGITDRTVQRDLHVLSYNGLVRSPSRGKWTTTKKKVKIS
- a CDS encoding pseudouridine synthase; translation: MRLDKVLANMGYGSRTDVKKLMKKGVVQVDGTTVKDGKTQVNPDQQEILINGELVQYKENIYLMMNKPKGVISATEDYVETTVVDLLEMEDQIFDPFPVGRLDKDTEGLLLITNDGKLSHELLSPKKKVGKKYWAKVNGKVSATDVQAFAKGVKLDDGYITQPAVLNILSAGEVSEIELTIMEGKFHQVKRMFLATGKKVMELKRLQMGQLHLDADLEPGEYRELADEELSLLGRQDDSI